From the Ramlibacter agri genome, the window GTTGGCCACTATTCGCGTCCAGGGCCGTGGAATAGGCTTCACCCCGCTGTGAGAATTCTTCAAGTGTCGCAGCAGACTCGCCCGTTACGATGCGGACACTGGAGAGGAGATAGATGGCCGTCGTCACCAACATCGAGGACCTGCGGGTCCTGGCGCAGAAGCGCGTGCCGCGCATGTTCTATGACTACGCGGATTCCGGCTCCTGGACGGAGAGCACCTACCGCGCCAACGAAGCCGACTTCGAGAAGATCCTGCTGCGCCAGCGGGTGGCCGTGAACATGGAGGGCCGCAGCACCCGCACCACCATGGTCGGCCAGGAGGTCGCCATGCCGGTGGCGATCGCCCCGACCGGCCTGACCGGGATGCAGCACGCCGACGGCGAGATCCTGGCGGCGAAGGCGGCCAAGAAGGCCGGCATCCCCTT encodes:
- a CDS encoding alpha-hydroxy acid oxidase, whose translation is MAVVTNIEDLRVLAQKRVPRMFYDYADSGSWTESTYRANEADFEKILLRQRVAVNMEGRSTRTTMVGQEVAMPVAIAPTGLTGMQHADGEILAAKAAKKAGIP